One genomic window of Streptomyces sp. WP-1 includes the following:
- a CDS encoding SDR family NAD(P)-dependent oxidoreductase: MTGVLQEKVAVITGGSSGIGLAIAHRFAREGAQVFVTGRDIDRLEAAVREIGPAATGVRSDVSVLADLDALYARVREEAGRIDVLVANAGIVADAALGAHTEANVDLTLAVNVKGPLFTVQKALPLLAENASILVIGSSNSVRPNEQLEVYSASKAALSNLVHNWARQSRERRFRVNVLSPGPTRTPALLSAAGPDADRFAEAVVPLGRLADAEEIAAAALFLASDASSFVTGAELFADGGYTRA; encoded by the coding sequence ATGACAGGCGTGCTGCAGGAGAAGGTGGCCGTGATCACCGGAGGGAGCAGCGGGATCGGGCTGGCCATCGCCCACCGCTTCGCCCGGGAAGGCGCACAGGTCTTCGTGACCGGCCGGGACATCGACCGCCTCGAAGCGGCGGTCAGGGAGATCGGACCTGCGGCCACCGGTGTACGGTCCGACGTCTCGGTCCTGGCCGACCTGGACGCTCTCTACGCGCGGGTCCGCGAAGAGGCCGGACGCATCGACGTACTGGTGGCCAACGCGGGAATCGTCGCGGACGCCGCGCTCGGTGCCCACACCGAGGCGAACGTCGACCTGACGCTCGCCGTCAACGTCAAGGGCCCGCTGTTCACCGTGCAGAAGGCGCTCCCGCTGCTGGCGGAGAACGCCTCCATTCTGGTCATCGGCTCCAGCAACAGCGTGCGGCCCAATGAGCAACTCGAGGTCTACAGCGCCTCGAAGGCGGCGCTGAGCAACCTCGTGCACAACTGGGCCCGGCAGTCCCGGGAGCGCCGGTTCCGGGTCAACGTGCTCAGCCCGGGACCCACGCGGACCCCGGCCCTGCTGAGCGCCGCGGGCCCGGACGCCGACCGGTTCGCCGAGGCCGTCGTGCCGCTGGGCCGGCTGGCCGACGCGGAGGAGATCGCCGCGGCCGCCCTCTTCCTGGCTTCGGACGCCTCGTCGTTCGTCACCGGCGCCGAACTCTTCGCCGACGGCGGCTACACCCGGGCCTGA